Proteins encoded in a region of the Veillonella parvula genome:
- a CDS encoding hemolysin family protein → MDSDLTLDFIIIIVLIIANGLFSMTELAIVNAKKRKLEELAESGNERAKTAFELSENPNEMFSTIQIGITLVGILTGLYSGATFSSPLEEILVSNIPSIEPYAASISSFIIVAIITYLSLVIGELVPKRLALNSPESIAVIVAKPIYWLSVALKPIVSFLGVSTEFLLKMLGVTVKEEAPVTESEINKMLTEGVAMGAYEEEEPILVENIFHLADMNAGDIMTPRTQLKWIDLNGTEDEIMEVLKNANHYRIPVGTDSLDELKGLVTVSDVLVQIMQRPSESSIHDIIKACLKEPVLVPESISLMKLLNVLRTEGVHEAIILDEYGGFTGLVTLHDIMEEIVGLMPSGEEEIKEEENKIIERDGAWLVDGLLNVDEFKEFFHIDQELPGEEDDLYKTMGGLLNVLFGRIPKELDKAKWNGYTFEVIDMDHTRIDKILVTYEEPIVEQEEEK, encoded by the coding sequence ATGGACAGTGATCTGACCTTAGATTTTATCATTATCATCGTATTAATCATTGCAAATGGTTTATTCTCCATGACGGAGTTAGCCATTGTAAATGCGAAAAAACGTAAACTTGAAGAGTTGGCAGAATCAGGCAATGAACGCGCGAAAACAGCCTTTGAATTATCGGAGAACCCAAATGAAATGTTCTCTACCATTCAAATTGGCATCACCCTCGTAGGTATTTTAACTGGTTTGTATTCTGGTGCCACCTTCTCTAGTCCATTAGAAGAAATTTTAGTATCAAATATTCCAAGTATCGAACCATACGCAGCCTCTATAAGCTCTTTCATTATCGTTGCCATCATTACCTATTTATCCCTCGTTATCGGCGAACTCGTGCCTAAACGCTTGGCCTTAAATAGCCCTGAAAGCATTGCCGTTATAGTAGCAAAACCAATTTACTGGCTATCTGTAGCATTAAAACCAATCGTTAGCTTCCTCGGCGTTTCCACAGAATTCCTCTTAAAAATGCTAGGCGTTACTGTAAAAGAAGAAGCCCCTGTTACAGAGTCTGAAATCAACAAGATGCTCACCGAAGGCGTTGCTATGGGTGCTTACGAAGAGGAAGAACCTATCCTCGTAGAAAATATCTTCCATCTTGCAGATATGAACGCAGGTGACATCATGACGCCTCGTACACAACTCAAATGGATTGATCTTAACGGCACGGAAGACGAAATCATGGAGGTTCTCAAGAATGCCAACCATTACCGCATTCCTGTAGGTACCGATTCCTTAGATGAATTAAAGGGCCTCGTTACCGTATCCGATGTATTAGTTCAAATTATGCAACGTCCTAGTGAAAGTTCCATTCACGATATTATCAAAGCTTGTTTGAAAGAACCTGTTCTCGTTCCTGAATCCATTTCACTCATGAAATTATTGAACGTTCTACGTACAGAAGGCGTTCACGAAGCAATTATCCTCGACGAATATGGTGGTTTCACTGGCCTTGTCACCTTACATGACATCATGGAGGAAATTGTAGGCCTGATGCCTTCTGGTGAGGAAGAAATCAAGGAAGAAGAAAACAAGATCATAGAACGCGATGGAGCATGGCTCGTAGATGGCCTTCTCAATGTAGATGAATTTAAAGAATTCTTCCACATCGATCAAGAATTGCCAGGCGAAGAAGACGACTTGTACAAAACTATGGGCGGCCTCTTAAACGTCCTCTTCGGCCGTATTCCAAAGGAATTAGACAAGGCAAAATGGAACGGTTATACCTTTGAAGTTATCGATATGGATCATACTCGTATCGATAAAATCCTTGTAACCTATGAAGAACCTATTGTAGAACAAGAAGAAGAAAAATAA
- a CDS encoding efflux RND transporter periplasmic adaptor subunit — protein MNQRIIATIGALLIGTAIISGCGSEKPPEDTSLKVRTITIGEESGTTDAGYAGTIHNKTETNLAFQIGGRVINKFVNVGDVVQAGQVIAQVNGSDTSAQVQNAEGAVKAAQSAYELAETNAKRYRELYAQQAISKLQLDQAENQLNATSAQLQQAQASLNLSSNQNSYTNLTAPDTGIITAFNIEAGQVVAAGQSVGTLAAGHDPEAVIALPEQELSKIHVGSPATITFWALPDVTVQGVVREISPVPDPVARTYTVKITLQNAPKEVQLGMTVNANLSTTDNTNISIPLTALVKDSNGNNAVYIIRDKKAHLVPIKTGEFGKNSVIVTSGLAKGDIVITAGTQQLQEGTAVSQ, from the coding sequence ATGAATCAACGAATCATAGCAACCATAGGAGCCCTATTAATAGGGACCGCGATTATTAGTGGTTGTGGATCAGAAAAGCCACCTGAAGATACAAGTCTCAAGGTGCGTACCATCACTATAGGTGAAGAGTCTGGAACTACTGATGCTGGCTATGCAGGCACCATTCATAATAAAACAGAAACAAACTTAGCCTTTCAAATTGGAGGGCGTGTCATCAACAAATTTGTAAATGTTGGCGATGTAGTGCAAGCAGGCCAAGTCATTGCTCAAGTCAATGGTTCAGATACATCAGCTCAGGTGCAAAATGCTGAAGGTGCTGTAAAAGCTGCTCAATCGGCCTACGAATTGGCAGAAACCAATGCTAAACGATACCGCGAGCTCTATGCACAACAAGCAATTAGTAAATTGCAATTAGACCAAGCTGAAAACCAATTGAATGCCACATCTGCTCAATTACAACAAGCACAAGCAAGCCTTAATTTGAGCAGCAATCAAAATAGCTATACTAATTTGACGGCTCCTGATACAGGTATTATTACAGCTTTCAATATTGAAGCAGGACAAGTCGTAGCAGCTGGTCAAAGCGTTGGTACCTTAGCGGCCGGTCACGACCCAGAAGCAGTCATTGCCCTTCCTGAACAAGAATTGAGTAAAATTCATGTAGGTAGCCCTGCTACTATTACCTTCTGGGCCTTACCAGATGTAACAGTACAAGGCGTAGTGCGTGAAATTTCACCAGTTCCTGACCCTGTAGCGAGAACGTATACCGTAAAAATTACCTTACAAAATGCGCCTAAAGAGGTACAGCTAGGTATGACGGTCAATGCTAATCTATCTACTACAGATAATACCAATATTTCTATTCCGTTGACGGCTCTTGTAAAAGACTCTAACGGCAATAATGCGGTCTATATCATCCGCGATAAGAAGGCTCATCTCGTGCCTATCAAGACTGGTGAATTCGGTAAGAACTCCGTCATCGTCACATCTGGTTTAGCTAAAGGTGACATTGTCATCACCGCAGGTACCCAACAATTACAAGAAGGGACGGCGGTTAGTCAATGA
- a CDS encoding efflux RND transporter permease subunit: protein MKQFNLAEWALKHKSIIYYFMAVLLTFGIFSFTHMGRMEDPDFTMRTMVVGVAWPGASPQEMSDQVTDKLEEKLRDLPGVDYTKSFTDGSKSVIYINLREDLPSDKIRPAWEEARNMINDEWKSLPAGVQGPTINDRFDDVYGIIYAISGDEYSYEEKRQQAEDLKRQLLSVPNVKKISLIGVQQQTLNVTINKDKLASYKVSTQQLLTALKQQSMMVPAGVITTDTNNVYLRVNGLFDSPQAVRDMPIRINNQTLRLGDMADVTMTYQDPSSPQFYYEGKPAIGIAISMDAGGNNIEFGEAIDKKLAELNKTIPAGLELKQVSNQPHIVKESIGDFSQSLFEAIAIVLLVSFASLGLRTGVVVALTIPVVVSTTFILMYESGIYLHKVSLGALILALGLLVDDAIIVVEMMSVKLEEGWGHFKSATFAYQSTAFPMLSGTLITCAGFLPLALAQGMVAEFTKSLSIVVFMALILSWFASVLVSPVLGYKIIENKAPKPESEWTKRDRIMHKLNVTFYDKFEKLLHWALGHHKVVLLATLGAFVLSLLSLPLIKQEFFPSSTRNEIIVSMQFPQSSSIEYTANQAKIIDEHLQGDERISTFTSYIGQGSPRFVLTLEPELQRDNFLQYVIVTKSLEDRDKLYGELTSYLNEEFPSALVNAQFIQIGPPSKYPVMLRIAGPDQKVVKEIANQVKAKMQDDKDLQNIAFDWPDTEPVANIHIDPNKARLLGIDSYAVSLHLQSLLSGTKSGEYYEGNQTIPVTFRLGDNEQHNLSALSSLPIQTGNGSYVPLSQIATITMAQEDGIIWHRNMMPTISVHANVKAGVLGNAKTKEVYKSLQDIRDSLPTGYSIDLDGAAEKSETAVQKLLTPIPIMLFVIMTILMFQLKRIALMVMALLTAPLGLIGVVLALNITRTPLGFMAILGIIALSGMIIRNSIILLDQIEIHKTEGQEPREAIINSATLRFRPIMLTAIAAILGMIPLMGSVFWSPLAIAFSGGLLVATVLTLIVLPIMYASWYKVK from the coding sequence ATGAAACAATTTAACTTAGCCGAATGGGCTCTTAAACACAAGTCCATTATCTACTACTTCATGGCTGTGCTCCTCACCTTTGGTATCTTCTCATTCACCCATATGGGACGCATGGAAGATCCTGATTTTACGATGCGCACCATGGTGGTCGGTGTTGCTTGGCCGGGGGCTTCTCCACAAGAAATGTCGGATCAGGTAACGGACAAACTCGAAGAAAAACTACGCGACCTTCCTGGTGTAGATTATACAAAATCTTTTACAGATGGCAGCAAATCCGTTATTTATATCAATTTAAGAGAGGATTTGCCATCCGATAAGATTCGCCCCGCTTGGGAAGAAGCGCGGAATATGATCAACGACGAATGGAAATCATTGCCTGCAGGCGTTCAAGGACCGACCATTAACGACAGGTTCGACGATGTATATGGCATTATCTATGCCATCAGTGGTGATGAGTATTCGTACGAAGAAAAACGACAACAAGCAGAAGACTTAAAACGTCAGCTTTTATCTGTTCCTAATGTTAAAAAAATCAGCCTCATTGGGGTTCAACAACAAACCCTCAATGTAACCATAAACAAGGATAAACTCGCATCCTATAAAGTCAGTACACAACAGCTGTTAACAGCGCTTAAACAACAAAGTATGATGGTTCCAGCTGGTGTGATTACAACGGATACAAACAATGTATATCTTCGTGTCAACGGTCTATTCGATAGCCCTCAAGCGGTGCGAGATATGCCAATCCGCATCAATAACCAAACGTTGCGACTCGGTGACATGGCCGATGTAACCATGACCTACCAAGACCCTAGTAGTCCTCAGTTCTACTACGAAGGCAAGCCGGCTATAGGTATTGCTATCTCCATGGATGCAGGTGGAAATAATATAGAATTTGGTGAAGCCATCGATAAAAAGCTAGCAGAATTGAATAAAACGATTCCTGCCGGCCTCGAACTCAAGCAAGTATCGAATCAGCCCCATATCGTTAAGGAATCTATTGGCGATTTCTCTCAATCCTTATTTGAAGCCATCGCCATCGTATTGCTCGTAAGCTTTGCATCCCTTGGTTTACGAACAGGTGTTGTGGTAGCCCTTACCATTCCAGTCGTTGTGTCTACGACGTTCATCTTGATGTATGAAAGCGGCATTTATCTACATAAGGTTAGCTTAGGTGCCTTAATTCTAGCTTTAGGCCTCCTCGTAGACGATGCCATCATCGTTGTAGAAATGATGAGTGTTAAGCTCGAAGAAGGGTGGGGCCACTTTAAATCGGCTACCTTTGCTTATCAATCTACAGCATTCCCTATGCTATCTGGTACGCTCATTACCTGTGCAGGCTTCTTGCCATTAGCATTGGCACAAGGTATGGTAGCAGAGTTTACAAAATCTTTATCCATTGTTGTCTTTATGGCACTCATCCTATCTTGGTTCGCCTCTGTTCTCGTCAGCCCTGTATTGGGTTATAAAATCATTGAAAACAAGGCTCCAAAGCCGGAATCGGAATGGACTAAACGAGACCGTATCATGCACAAGCTCAATGTGACCTTCTATGATAAGTTTGAAAAACTATTACATTGGGCACTAGGACATCACAAGGTAGTCTTATTAGCTACTCTAGGTGCCTTCGTTTTATCCTTGCTTTCACTACCGTTGATTAAACAGGAATTTTTCCCATCATCAACGCGTAATGAAATTATTGTATCCATGCAATTCCCTCAAAGTTCGTCCATCGAGTATACTGCTAACCAAGCAAAAATCATTGATGAACATTTGCAAGGTGACGAACGTATTTCAACCTTTACCTCGTACATTGGACAAGGTTCTCCGCGTTTCGTTCTCACCTTAGAGCCAGAATTGCAACGAGATAATTTCTTACAATATGTGATCGTCACAAAATCCTTAGAGGATCGGGATAAACTATATGGTGAATTAACATCTTATTTAAATGAAGAATTTCCTTCAGCTCTCGTAAATGCTCAATTTATACAAATTGGCCCACCATCTAAATATCCAGTTATGCTTCGCATTGCTGGCCCTGATCAAAAAGTGGTAAAAGAAATTGCCAACCAAGTAAAAGCAAAAATGCAAGACGATAAAGACTTACAAAATATCGCCTTTGACTGGCCAGATACAGAACCTGTAGCCAATATTCACATCGATCCAAACAAGGCACGTTTACTCGGCATCGATAGCTACGCTGTATCCTTGCACTTACAAAGTCTATTGTCTGGTACTAAATCTGGTGAATACTACGAAGGGAACCAAACCATTCCTGTTACCTTCCGTTTAGGTGACAACGAGCAACATAACTTAAGTGCTCTTTCATCCTTGCCAATTCAAACAGGAAATGGTTCCTACGTACCTCTTAGCCAAATTGCAACTATTACCATGGCTCAAGAGGATGGTATTATCTGGCATCGCAACATGATGCCAACTATTAGTGTTCATGCAAATGTAAAAGCCGGTGTCTTAGGCAATGCAAAAACAAAAGAGGTCTATAAATCATTACAAGACATTCGAGATTCCTTGCCTACAGGCTATTCTATTGACCTAGACGGCGCCGCTGAAAAAAGCGAAACAGCCGTTCAAAAGCTATTAACACCAATCCCAATTATGCTCTTTGTAATCATGACAATCCTCATGTTCCAATTAAAGCGTATCGCCCTCATGGTAATGGCTCTACTCACTGCTCCATTGGGGCTAATCGGTGTTGTATTAGCACTTAATATTACGAGAACACCGTTAGGCTTTATGGCTATTCTAGGAATCATCGCCCTCTCGGGTATGATCATCCGTAACTCCATTATCTTGTTAGACCAAATCGAAATCCACAAGACAGAAGGCCAAGAACCTCGTGAAGCAATTATCAACTCCGCTACACTTCGTTTCCGCCCTATCATGCTCACCGCTATCGCAGCGATTTTAGGCATGATTCCTCTCATGGGATCTGTATTCTGGAGCCCATTGGCTATCGCCTTTAGCGGCGGCTTACTAGTGGCGACGGTTCTAACACTCATCGTATTACCAATCATGTATGCAAGCTGGTATAAGGTAAAATAA
- a CDS encoding class I SAM-dependent methyltransferase — translation MATEQEWEILLQIKTSGRDDSRSDTEHHPYEPTDYFVLERLANSGHIRKKNTLIDYGSGKGRVSIFMAYQTGCHSIGIEYDERLYEKALINGESPATRNRVSFVLGDAALYKLPDQTDRCFFFNPFALHTIKRVLGNIFDSLYHNPREIKLFFYYVNEEVENFLNNHVRLEQEEPIDCSDLFEGSDAKERILVYSVNLF, via the coding sequence ATGGCAACAGAGCAAGAGTGGGAAATTTTATTACAAATTAAAACCTCTGGTCGCGATGATAGTCGTTCCGATACGGAGCATCATCCGTACGAGCCGACAGATTATTTCGTGCTGGAGCGCTTGGCAAATAGCGGTCATATTCGCAAGAAAAATACGCTCATCGATTATGGTAGTGGCAAGGGCCGAGTGAGTATTTTCATGGCTTACCAAACGGGCTGTCATTCCATAGGCATCGAATACGATGAACGGCTCTATGAAAAGGCTTTAATTAATGGTGAAAGCCCGGCAACTCGCAATCGTGTAAGCTTTGTACTAGGTGATGCGGCGCTGTATAAATTGCCAGATCAGACTGATCGATGTTTTTTCTTTAATCCCTTTGCACTCCATACGATTAAGCGGGTATTAGGAAATATCTTTGATTCGCTATATCATAATCCTCGGGAGATTAAGTTATTTTTCTACTATGTTAATGAAGAGGTGGAGAACTTTTTAAATAACCATGTGCGCTTGGAACAAGAGGAACCTATTGATTGTAGTGACCTCTTTGAAGGAAGCGATGCAAAGGAACGAATTCTCGTCTATTCAGTTAACTTGTTTTAG